The DNA sequence GCGGCAAGAAGTTCATCGGCGCCTACGACGTGGACCTGACGCAGGACTTCTTCCAGGCGCTGGTGAACCACGCCCGCATCTGCGTGCACGTCAACGTGCGCTACGGGCGCAACCTGCACCACGTGGTGGAGGCCACCTTCAAGGCGGTGGCCCGCGCCCTGCGGGCCGCGCTGGTGCGCGAGGGGACGGCGCTGCCGTCCACCAAGGGGGTGCTGTGACCCGAGGCCCCAGGCCGCCCGGCACCGTGGCGCTGGTGGACTACGGCGCCGGCAACCTGCGCTCGGTGGAGAACGCCCTGCGCGAGGTGGGCGCCGAGGTGGTGGTGACGCACGACCCGGCGGTGGTGCGGCGCGCCGACCGGGTGGTGGTGCCGGGCCAGGGGGCCATGCCGGCCTGCGCCGACGCCATGCGCAGGAGCGGCGTGGAGGCGGCGCTGCGGGAGGCCATCGACCGCGGCGCGCCGGTCCTGGGCATCTGCGTGGGGCTGCAGATCCTCTTCGAGGCCGGCGAGGAGGCCGGCGGCGCCCGCGGGCTGGGGCTCATCCCCGGCACCATCCGCCGGCTGCCCTCGGGCGTGAAGCTGCCGCACATCGGCTGGTCGCCGGTGCGCGCCGCCGGCCCGCTCCACCCGCTCTTCGCCCCGCTCGACGGGCAGTACGTCTACTTCGCCCACAGCTACGCCGCGCCGGCCGAGGCCCCCGGCGTGCAGCTGCTGGCCGAGCACGGCGTGCCGTACTGCGCCGGCCTGGCGCGCGGCAACCTGTTCGCGGTGCAGTTCCACCCGGAGAAGAGCCAGCAGGTCGGGCTGGCCTTCCTGCGCCGCTTCGTGGAGGTCTAGGTGCTGGTCATCCCGGCGATCGATCTGATGGGCGGCGAGGTGGTGCGCCTGGAGAAGGGCGACTTCGCCACCAGGAAGGTCTACTCGCGCCACCCGGCCGAGCAGGCCGCCGAGTTCCTGGCCGCCGGCGCCACCCGGCTGCACGTGGTGGACCTGGACGGCGCCAGGGCCGGCCGGCCGATCAACCTGGACACGGTGCGGGACATCTGCGCGGTGCAGGGGCTGGAGATCGAGCTGGGCGGCGGGCTGCGGTCGCTGGCCGACGTGGAGCGCGTGCTGGCCCTGGGGGTGCGCTACGCCGTCCTCGGCACCGCCGCGGTGGAGCGGCTCGACCTGGTGCGCCAGGCCTGCCAGCGCTTCCCCGGCCAGGTGGTCTGCGGCATCGACGCCCGCAACGGCGAGGTGAAGGTGGCCGGCTGGCTGGAGGGCTCCGGGCTCAAGGCGGCCGAGGTGGCGCGCCGGGTCAAGGAGGCCGGGGTGACGCTGGTGGAGTACACCGACGTGGCCCGCGACGGCATGTTCACCGGGGTGGACGCCGCCGGCGCGGCCGCGCTGCAGGCCGAGGCCGGGCTGCCGGTGGTGGCCTCGGGCGGCGTGGCCAGCCTGGACGACGTGACGGCCTGCCTGGCCGCCGGGGTGGCCGGTCTCATCGTGGGCAAGGCGCTCTACGAGGGGCGCTTCACCCTGGCCGCCGCGGTGGCGCTGGCCCGCACCCCCGCCGGCGCCGCCGCCGGCCCCCGCCCCGCCTGACGCGGCCGCCGCCAACGGAGCCCCCCCATGCCGGCCAAGCGCATCATCCCCTGCCTCGACGTGAAGAACGGCCGCGTCGTCAAGGGCGTCAACTTC is a window from the Anaeromyxobacter sp. genome containing:
- the hisH gene encoding imidazole glycerol phosphate synthase subunit HisH yields the protein MTRGPRPPGTVALVDYGAGNLRSVENALREVGAEVVVTHDPAVVRRADRVVVPGQGAMPACADAMRRSGVEAALREAIDRGAPVLGICVGLQILFEAGEEAGGARGLGLIPGTIRRLPSGVKLPHIGWSPVRAAGPLHPLFAPLDGQYVYFAHSYAAPAEAPGVQLLAEHGVPYCAGLARGNLFAVQFHPEKSQQVGLAFLRRFVEV
- the hisA gene encoding 1-(5-phosphoribosyl)-5-[(5-phosphoribosylamino)methylideneamino]imidazole-4-carboxamide isomerase; the protein is MLVIPAIDLMGGEVVRLEKGDFATRKVYSRHPAEQAAEFLAAGATRLHVVDLDGARAGRPINLDTVRDICAVQGLEIELGGGLRSLADVERVLALGVRYAVLGTAAVERLDLVRQACQRFPGQVVCGIDARNGEVKVAGWLEGSGLKAAEVARRVKEAGVTLVEYTDVARDGMFTGVDAAGAAALQAEAGLPVVASGGVASLDDVTACLAAGVAGLIVGKALYEGRFTLAAAVALARTPAGAAAGPRPA